A genomic stretch from Erigeron canadensis isolate Cc75 chromosome 9, C_canadensis_v1, whole genome shotgun sequence includes:
- the LOC122581993 gene encoding serine carboxypeptidase-like 13, whose amino-acid sequence MDFKLQTLLPFIVIIIIQVYLSHSKSIVKKLPGYPGDLPFKLETGYVGIGEKEDVQLFYYFVESTRNPAQDPLIFFIPGGPGASGLVTFFYEIGPITIKWENGIEDVYLELNPNAWTKIANIIFIDIPAGSGFSYAKTKKGWISSDSILASQANEFIKKFLIDHPKFLRSPLYIAGSSYIGIVVPKVTLDLYEGNEHGDQPTINIQGYILVSPLTHKFKDFNSRFEYAHRMALISDDIYKTGIANCQGNYVDIVDSANSVCAHSLQSYQECTSRINFDSILDPFCDASYSALDCQGDLKKALTMWANTAVAQQALNIRQGSIGKWDPANSTIHYIQGKNNTFCYSYDIFSSFFHHKKLSDKNCQALIISGDHDMTFPYVGVEQWITSLNLAVEVPWKPFYVDGQVGGYEIKYARNEYSLAFATVRGAGHMVPTNKPKETLALTRRWFSSKPYSSDR is encoded by the exons ATGGACTTCAAGCTCCAAACCTTGTTGCCATTTATAGTGATCATTATCATTCAGGTTTACCTATCGCATTCCAAATCAATCGTTAAAAAACTTCCAGGATATCCCGGTGATCTTCCCTTCAAGCTTGAAACCGG ATATGTTGGGATAGGGGAAAAAGAAGACGTACAGTTGTTCTATTATTTTGTTGAGTCAACTAGAAATCCTGCACAAGACCCACTCATATTCTTTATTCCTGGCGGTCCTGGGGCTTCTGGTTTAGTTACCTTCTTCTATGAAATTG GTCCAATTACAATTAAATGGGAGAATGGCATAGAAGATGTCTATTTAGAACTAAATCCAAATGCATGGACTAAG ATCGCCAATATAATTTTCATCGATATACCTGCCGGAAGTGGTTTTTCATATGCTAAAACCAAAAAAGGATGGATAAGCAGTGATAGTATCCTAGCTTCCCAAGCTAATGAATTTATTAAAAAG TTTTTGATAGACCATCCTAAATTTTTGAGAAGTCCATTATACATAGCGGGAAGTTCTTACATTGGCATTGTCGTTCCAAAAGTCACTTTAGACTTATATGAAG gtAACGAACACGGCGATCAACCTACAATAAATATTCAA GGGTACATTCTTGTCAGTCCTTTAACTCATAAGTTTAAGGATTTCAATTCGAGGTTTGAATATGCTCATCGTATGGCACTCATCTCAGATGATATATACAAG ACAGGAATAGCAAATTGTCAAGGTAATTATGTAGATATTGTTGATTCGGCAAACTCGGTCTGTGCGCATAGTCTTCAAAGTTATCAAGAG TGCACAAGTCGTATTAATTTTGATAGCATTTTGGACCCATTTTGTGATGCAAGTTATTCAGCTCTAGATTGCCAG gGTGATTTAAAGAAGGCTTTAACTATGTGGGCAAATACTGCAGTTGCACAACAAGCTCTCAATATTCGTCAA GGATCAATTGGAAAATGGGATCCGGCCAACAGTACCATTCATTATATACAAGGAAAGAATAACACATTTTGTTATTCTTATGATATCTTTAGTAGCTTTTTCCATCATAAGAAATTATCTGATAAAAATTGCCAAGCTTTGATCATAAG TGGCGACCATGACATGACATTTCCATATGTTGGAGTGGAGCAATGGATAACTTCCCTTAATCTTGCGGTTGAAGTCCCATGGAAACCGTTTTATGTTGATGGTCAAGTCGGAGG atatgaaataaaatatgcACGGAATGAGTATTCATTAGCATTTGCAACAGTTAGA GGTGCAGGGCATATGGTACCAACTAACAAGCCTAAAGAAACTCTTGCATTGACGCGGAGATGGTTTTCTTCAAAACCTTATTCAAGCGATCGTTAA
- the LOC122582235 gene encoding aquaporin NIP1-2-like: MADMAEGGAAAATTTNGHHAVALDIEQDHHRKSSCFPSVSFLQKLIAEVLGTYFVIFAGCAAVVVNTDKDKVISLPGISIVWGLVVMVMVYSVGHISGAHFNPAVTIAFASCNRFPLKQVPAYIVAQVLGSTLASGTLRLIFNGKQDHFAGTLPVGSDLQSLVLEFIITFYLMFVISGVATDNRAIGELAGLAVGATVLLNVMFAGPISGASMNPARSLGPAIVSSKYKGIWIYMLGPTAGAISGAWVYNIIRFTDKPLREITKSSSFLRYANSRNGSKR; encoded by the exons ATGGCAGACATGGCTGAAGGAGGAGCTGCTGCTGCAACAACCACTAACGGCCACCATGCTGTCGCACTCGATATTGAACAAGATCATCATCGAAAGTCGTCTTGTTTTCCTTCTGTTTCTTTTCTCCAAAAG TTGATAGCAGAAGTTCTAGGAACATATTTTGTGATTTTCGCTGGGTGTGCAGCGGTGGTGGTGAATACAGATAAAGACAAGGTCATAAGTCTACCGGGAATATCGATAGTGTGGGGGCTGGTGGTGATGGTCATGGTTTACTCTGTCGGACATATTTCCGGTGCCCATTTTAACCCTGCTGTTACCATTGCTTTTGCCTCTTGCAATAGGTTCCCTTTAAAACAG GTACCGGCATACATTGTTGCTCAAGTCCTCGGCTCAACATTGGCGAGTGGAACTCTACGTTTGATATTTAATGGAAAGCAAGATCATTTTGCAGGAACCCTTCCTGTTGGATCTGATCTCCAGTCACTCGTTTTGGAGTTCATTATCACTTTCTACCTCATGTTTGTCATCTCAGGAGTTGCTACCGATAATCGAGCT ATTGGAGAGTTAGCTGGGCTAGCAGTGGGAGCTACAGTTTTACTCAATGTGATGTTCGCAGG TCCAATATCAGGGGCGTCAATGAATCCTGCAAGGAGTCTCGGTCCAGCCATTGTGTCAAGCAAATACAAAGGGATATGGATTTACATGTTAGGTCCAACAGCTGGAGCAATTTCTGGTGCCTGGGTCTACAATATTATAAGGTTTACCGATAAGCCTTTGCGTGAGATCACCAAGAGTTCATCTTTCCTTCGGTATGCCAACAGTCGAAATGGATCTAAACGATGA